In the genome of Synechococcus sp. CB0101, the window GAAAACCAGGGCGGCGATCAACAACACAGCCAACAGTGCAGACAACGCCAGTGCTTTGAGTTCTGCGGGAGCGTAGAGCTTGCAGCTGAAAAAGCCGCTTAGCGTGCGCGCATCTCCATGGGAGGGCCGTGATGCGCAAGACCTTCGTTCTCGATACGAATGTGTTGCTCCACGACCCGCAGGCGCTCACCCGCTTTTGAAGACAACGCGGTGGTGATCCCCATCGAGGTGGTGGAGGAGATCGACCGCTTCAAGCGTGACTCCGAGAAGGGCCGTAATGCCCGCCAGATCTCCCGGCTGCTGGATGCGCTGCGGGAGAAGGGCAACCTGGCCGATGGCGTGCCGATCGACGACGCCAGCGGCGGCACCCTGCAGGTGGTGTTCTGCCGCAGTGAAACCCTGGCTCAGTTGCCGCCTGAACTGAAGGGCGGTAATGGCGATAACAACATCCTGGCGGTGGCGCTCGAGCAGCTCCGCTCCGGCCTGATCAGCGACCAGCCACCGGTGGTGCTGGTCACCAAAGACACCAATCTGCGCATCAAGGCCGATGCGGTGGGCCTCACGGCGCAGGACTACACCACCGACAAGGTCGACATCGCCGACCTCTACCCCGGGGTGTGCGAGCTGATGGCCAGCGCTGCGGCGATGGAGCAGCTCAAAGGGGAGGGGGGGCTGGCGCTTGTTGATCTTCCCTCTGCGCAAGGGGCAGCTCTCCAGGCGAATGAGGGGGTCACCCTCGTGGATCAGGCCCAGCCCAACCACACGCTTTTGGCCCGTTTCGATGCGGGAACTGGTCGCCTGTTGCCGCTGCAGCGCGCCGGCAAAGTGCGGCTCGGCAAGGTGAGCGCCCGCAACCGCGAGCAAACCTTCGCCCTCGACCTACTGCTGGATCCTTCGGTGCAGTTGCTCACACTGGTGGGCAAGGCCGGCACCGGCAAAACTCTTCTGGCCCTGGCGGCCGGATTGCACCAGGTGGCTGATGAGCATCTCTACGAGCGCCTGCTGGTGACACGCCCGGTGATTTCCCTGGGCAAAGAGATCGGCTTCCTGCCCGGAAGCCTTGAGGAAAAGATGGGTCCCTGGATGCAGCCGATCATCGACAACCTCGATTTCCTGCTTGGTGGTGCTGATGCCGATGAGGGCCGCTCACCACGACCCAGCAGCGGCAGCAATCGCCCTGGTACCCAGCGCGGTAACCGCAGCAATTGGACCGACCTCAAGGGCATGGGCCTGCTGGAAGTGGAAGCGATCAGCTACATCCGCGGCCGATCGATTCCGCGGCAGTTCATGGTGGTGGATGAGGCCCAGAACCTCACCCCCCACGAGGTGAAAACGATTGTGACCCGGGTGGGCGAAGGCACCAAGATCGTGTTCACCGGTGACCCCTATCAGATCGACAATCCCTACGTGGATGCCGAGAGCAACGGCCTCACCTGGCTGGTGGAGCGCTTTAAAGGGCAACGCCTTGCCGGCCACGTGACCCTGATGCGCGGCGAGCGGAGCGAATTGGCGGAACTGGCGGCGAACTTGCTCTGACTCAGCAATCCAGGCAGGAGCGGCGTTCGGTGTCACTGATGTCGCCGCGTTCGCGTTGCCATTGGCGCCGCCGTAGCCGCTCATAGGCCTGGCAGAACTCTTCGCCCAGGGCGCTTCGCAGGTCGGTATCGGCGCTGAACGCATCCAGGGCTTCACCCAGATCGGCGGGCAGCCGCTGGCATTGGCCAGGCGTGAGCGGGTTGGCGTAGTTGTCGTTGTCGTGGCGCGGGCCTGGATCGAGCTGGCGCTCAATCCCATCGAGCCCCGCCGCCAGCACCGCTGCTTGCAGCAGGTAGGGGTGGGTGGAGCCATCCGGCAGGCGCAGTTCCAGACGTTGCCCATCGGGGATGCGCACCATGTGGGTGCGGTTGTTGCCGGTGTAGCTGATCCCGCCCGGGCTCCAGGTGGCGCCGGAGGTGGTCGGCGGTGCGGCGAGGCGCCGGTAACTGTTCACCGTGGGGTTGGTGATGGCGCAAAGCGCCGGTGCGTGCTCGATGAGTCCGCCAAGGAAGTGATAGGCCAGCGAGGAGAGGCCCAGCTCACCGTTGGGGTCGTGGAACAGATTGCGCCCGGCCATCGCACTGCCGTTGGCTCCCCACAGGGAGAGGTGGGTGTGGCAGCCGTTGCCGGTAAGGGCGGCGAAGGGTTTGGCCATAAAGCTGGCCCGCAGACCCTGTTGCTCCGCCATCGCCTTCACCATCACCTTGAAGAAGGCATGGCGATCCGCAGTGGTGAGGGCTTCAGCGAAAGTCCAGTTGATCTCGAACTGGCCGTTGGCATCCTCGTGGTCGGCTTGGTAGGGCCCCCAGCCCAGCTGCTCCATCGCGGTGAGCAAGGGCCCGATGAGGCCGAACTGGCGCATCAGCGCCAGCTGGTCGTAACAGGGTTTTTCCTGATGATCGGCGGTGTCGGCGATGGCGGCGCCATCGGGGCTGAGCAGGAAAAATTCCGCCTCAACGCCGCTGCGCAGCTCGTAGCCGAGTGCCGCTGCTCGTTGCTGCTGCCGGCGCAGCAGGCGACGTGGGCACTGCGCCATGGGCTCGCCATTCAGTGTGAGCTCGGCGGCCACCCAGCCCACACCCGGTTGCCAGGGCAGGGGTGTGAGGCTGCTGGGATCGGGAATCGCCATCACATCCCCATCGGCGGGGGAGAGGTCGAGCCAGGCGGCAAAGCCGGCAAAGCCGGCTCCATCGCCCGCCATGGCTGCGGCCGCTGACGCGGGGACCAACTTGGCCCGCTGCATTCCGAACAGATCGGTGAACGACACCAGCAGGAACTGAAGCCCGAGCTCCTGCATCTGTGCGTTCAGGGTTGGGGAAGGAGTGTTCATGCCGGAGTGGGGTTGCGGAATTAGAGGGCGATGGGTTGGGCGAGCAGCTCGGCCACGATGCGCTGCAGCTGCTGTTGCTCGGCAGCACTGCTGTGGGGGTTGCCGGCGCGGTGCCCCAGTTCGGACTGGATCAGATGCCACTGCGCCCCTGGGATCGCAGCGGCGTCTGCCGCGAGATCGTCGGGGGTGAAATAGAGGTCGTGGCTGCCGGCCACCACCGCTGTGCGGGCCTGGATCGCCGCCAGGGTGGCGGGGAGATCACCGCCGGCTGCGACATCGTGCGCGAGCCAGGTGTCGAGCATGGCGATCAGATCGCGCGGATCATGGCGCTGGTAGTGGGGCAACCACTGCTGTTCCACGTGCTGCTCCACCGGCTCCTGCAGGCCGCGGAAAAACGGCTGACTCGCCGCCCAGCTGGCATAGATCAGCGCATAGGTGCGCAGCCCCTGATCCGGTGGATCTGAGAAGCCCGATCCGTTCCAGTTGGCATCGGCGGTGAGAGCCTGGCGCAGGCTGAGGCAGAACAGTCGGTTATGGGGTGAGGTGCGCGTGGTGCCGCAGACGCAGCAGATGCGCTCCACAAGCTCCGGCCGATCCACGGCCCACTGGTAGGCCTGCTGGGCTCCCATCGACCATCCGTAGATCAGGGCGAGCCGTTTCACCCCAAAGGCCTCCATCAGCAGCTGGTGTTGGGCGGCCACGTTGTCGCGATGGCTCACCACCCAGCCCTGCTCGGCTAGACCCATGGCTCCGTGGCTGGGGCTGCTGGAGGCGCCGTTGCCGAACTGGCCCGCAATCACGATGCAGTAGCGATCGGGATCGAGAACGGGGCCAGCCAGCCAGGCCAGATCGTCGGGCCGGGCGCCGTAGGAGGTGGGAACCAGGATCAGGTTGGAGCGATCGGCATTGAGCTCGCCGATCTTCAAGTAGGTGATCTGGGCATCCGGGATGGTCTTGCCGCACTGCAGAGGCCAATGCCCGAGATGGTGCTGCTGCAACTGGGCTGTCATGCAGCCAGTGCCGCAAGGTTGCGTTGCAGGCCGCGATGAACGTTGATGTAGCCCTGATCGAGATGGTGCAAGGCCGGAGCCACATAGCCGTGGGCTTTGGGCAGGGCGTGGAACGGTATGGAGGCGTAGAGGTGGTGTTCGGCATGGAACGGCATGTTCCACATCAGCCAGCGCAGCGGCTGCAGCGTCAGCGTGGTGCGGGTGTTGCGGGTGCCGTCATCGCTGAAGCTGCAGCCGCCGTGCTCGGCCAGCAACACGAAGCGCAGCAAGGGTTGTCCCACCGCCAGGGGGAGCAACCAGGCCCAGAAGAGCAGCCCATTCCCGCTGGGAATCGAGGCCAACAGCAAAAGGCCGTAGAGGCCAAATTGCAGCCGCACCGATCGCGTGACCTGAGCGGCTGCCTCCTCAGGGATATAGGGGCAGCCGCTGAAATCCCCCAGCAAGGCGCGCGTGTGGCCGCGGAGTTTTCCGATCCACCAGGTGAGTCCGCTGAGCTCGAGGAGATAGGCGGCCAGGGTGCTGGGTGCCGGATCCTCCAGTTCCGGATCGAGCCCGGGCTGATGGGTGTAGCGGTGATGCCACTGGTGATAGCGGCGATAGAAATCGGCGTTGTAGAAGCTCAAGACCCCGGCCCACCAGGCCACCGTGTCGTTGAGGCGGCGGCCGGCGAAAGCGGTGCGGTGGCCGCACTCGTGCATGGCGCAAAAGCAGAACGCCAAGCCAGCGCCCAGCAGGACCAGCGCCACCAGCCGCAGGGGGAGCGGCAGGTCGCTCCGCAGCCACAGGCTTGCCGTCACCGCGATGAACGCAGCATGCGCGAGGGTCTGGCGCCAGCCGGGGCCATCCGAGCGTTCGTTGAGTTGGCGCAGAGCGTCGGGTGGAATCAGCGCTGGGCTGAGCGGGTTGGCGGCCATCGATGGATGGAACGGTCGCTCGCACTGTCTGTCAGTGCCCTGACCGCTGACCGTTCAGCCTGAACAACCGGCCGGGCGGCTCAAACCATCCGCTCTGGCCGCACCCACTGGTCGAACTCTTCGCCGCTGATTTCGCCCAGCACCAGTGCGGCTTCCCGCAGGCTGAGGCCGTGCTTGTGGGCGTGTTTGGCAATGCCGCTGGCGCGGTCGTAGCCGATGGCGGGGGTGAGGGCCGTGACCAGCATCAGGCTCTGGTTGAGCAGCCTCTCGATGCGCTGTTCGTTGGCCCGCAGGCCCTCGATGCAGTGCTCACGGAAGCTCGTGCAGGCGCCGGCCAGCAGCTCGATGCTCTCGAGCACGTTGTGGGCAATCAGGGGTTTGAACACGTTGAGTTCAAAGTTGCCCTGGCTGGAAGCCATCTGCACGGCGGTGTTGTTGCCCATCACCTGCACGGCCACCATCGTGAGGCTTTCGCACTGGGTGGGATTCACCTTGCCCGGCATGATCGAGCTGCCGGGTTCGTTTTCCGGCAGTACCAGTTCGCCCAGGCCGCAGCGGGGGCCGCTGCCCAGCCAGCGGATGTCATTGGCGATCTTCATCAAGCTGCCGGCCAGCACCGTGAGCGCGCCATGGGCTGATGCCAATGCTTCGTGGCCGGCCAGGGCCTGGAATTTGTTGGGGGCACTGCTAAAGGCTGTGCCCAGCCGTTCGCTCAGGCGTGCGGCCACCGCCTCGCCAAAGCCCTTCGGGGCATTGAGGCCGGTACCCACCGCGGTGCCGCCGATGGCGAGTTCGCGTACGCGTGGCAAGCTCTGGCGGATCGCCTCCAGCGCCAGTTGCAGCTGCATCACGTAGCCGCTGAATTCCTGGCCCAGGCTCAATGGCACCGCATCCTGCAGATGGGTGCGGCCGATTTTCACCAGGCCGGCGTAGCTGGTGGCCTTGGCCTGGAGCGCGGCGGCGAGCTGCTCCACCGCCGGTAGGAGCTGTTGCTCCAGTTCGAGCACCACGGCCACGTGCATCGCAGCCGGGAAGGTGTCGTTGCTCGACTGGCTGAGATTCACATGATCGTTGGGATGCACCGGGCTCTTGCTGCCGAGCTCGCCGCCCAGGGCCTCCACCGCTCGATTGGCAATCACCTCATTGGCGTTCATGTTGCTCTGGGTACCCGAGCCTGTCTGCCACACCTTCAGCGGGAATTCCGCGTCGAGCTCACCGCCAGCCACCTGCTCCGCTGCCGCCACGATGGCGGCGCAGAGGCCTGGCTCCAGCTTGCCCAGATCACGGTTGGCTTCGGCGCAGGCCGCCTTCAGTTGCCCGAAGGCGTGCACGATCGCCAGCGGCATGCGCTGACCGAAGGGGAAGTTGGTGATCGAGCGCTGGGTCTGGGCACCCCAGTAGTGCTCGGCGGGCACCGCGATGGCGCCCATGCTGTCGGTTTCCTGGCGGGTGCTCATCGGCGGCTGCGAGTTAAGGATCAGCGGGAGGCCACGATTTCGCTATTCAGCTCGTTCACATCGCGGCTGAGGCTCAAGGTCACATCACCCTGGGGTTTGAGCCCGGTGATCTCGCTGAGGGCGGCGTTGATGGCATCGATGCTCACAGGTCCGGTTTCATCGAGAACAGCCTTGCCATCGCTGTTGAAGACCACCACCTGAGGAATCACACCTCTCCAATAGGAGGCCGGATCGGTGGGCCCGTGCGTGTCGCGGTTCTGCAAGGGATCGGTGGACAGCAGGATCAATTCCACGCTGCGGCCCCAGAGCCGCTGCAGTTCGTTGAACACCACGGCGTATTGCTTGCTGGCGGCACTGTCGTCGAGGAAATAGCCCAGCACGATGGGCCGATGGTTGGCCATGGCATCGGCAAGGGTGCTGCGGGGTGGCACCAGAGAGCCGTTGCCGGCGTAGAGGGCGTAGATGTTGCCGTCGTAGCTGTTGGTGTCGCGGGCGGCGTGGGCCGCACCAGGAGCCAGGCCGAGCGCGAGCAGAGCGGAGAGGACCAGGGCTGCCAGGGGTTTCAGCAACCGGGCCAGGAGGCCAGGCATCAAGACGACAAAGAGGCTGCCGCCATTGTGGACTCCGGCCTTGGATTGTTGCTGGGTTGCTTTAGCCCCGCCCCACGCTGCGGCCCATTCCTTGCAGGATGCCGCGGCCCACCAGGCCGATGGCACGGCCGATCACTTGCGTCAGCACCACAACGAACAGATCTCCCACCCGCCGCACGAAGCTCTGAAGCTGCGGAGCAAGGGCATCGCGGGCCTCCAAGCTGAGGGTGATCAATTGCTGGGTCCAGCTCAGCTGGCGCAGCTCGCCGTCGCGAGGTTCGGTGAGCAGTAATGGGGTGATCGCCCCGTTCTGCAAACCAAACAGCAGCCGGCGGCTTTCATAGAGCTGCACGGGCCGTTCGAACAGGTTGTCCCAGCGCTGCTGGGAGTTGAGCTGGTTGCGCAGACGTTCCAGGTTGCGGGTGGCGAGCAAGTCGGGTCGCAGCAGGTAGCGGCGCAGCTCCGGCCAGGCGCTGCAGCAGCTGAGGATTTCAGCGCTGATCAATTCGGCGCTGCGGATCAACCAGTTGCTGATCAGCAGTTCCAGATGCAGAAGGGCCTGGGGCTCATCCGGCGCCAGAAGCCGCCCCTCCACCAGGAGCGGTTGGGCCTGCACCAGGGCCGCCAGCATGGGAAGCGCCAGGGGGAGATCGGGATCAAGGCCCTCCAACTGGCTGGCGCTACTGAGGCTCTCCGCCACCGGCAGCAATCCCCCCTGCTGGGGCAGTTGCACGTATTCACCGGCCATGGCCCGCAGCGACAGACGGCGCAGTTCGGGCTGTTGCTGCAGCCAGCGCTGCTCCAGCTCTTCGCCGCGCAGCTGTTCATGGCGCAGGCGGGTGATCAGCAGATCCAGCTGACTGATCAAGGCCAGCAGTAGATCGCGGCGGTGCTCCTCGGTGAGGCCTTCGAGGGCCAGCAGCTGGCCGCTTTGATTGCTCAGGTCTGCGGTGATAGCGGCGGTGATCCGTTGTTGTATCGCTTGCCATACGCCTTCGGCTGTGCGTTGGCGCAGGGTGATCGCCAGGGTCTGAGGTGGTTCGGGTTGGGAAACCCGTGGGGCCACTGGCTCGGGAAAGGCCATGCTCACGGGGCCCCAGAGCCAGAGCAGCAATCGGCGCGCCGCCGCAAGCTCCCGCAGCCGGCCGAGCAGCAGCAGCCTGCTCACGCCTCCGCCGCACTGCTCCAGCCAGCGCTCACAACGGCACTGTTCCGCCTGGATCTGGCTGAGGCCGCTGCGCAGCAGCCATTGGCCGAAGCCGAGTGCTTCGGGTTCAGGGCTGTTGGCTGCCAGGGGGCGCAGTTCCACGATGCGGCCGCCGCTGAGCAGGGTGGCCACGGCTTGGGGGATCTCGCTCGGCTCCGCCTGCTGCAGCACCCCTTCGGCGCTGAGGCGCAACAGCGCTTCACTGGGGTATGGCGTTTGGCCTGGCAAGAGCAGGAGCACCGGGGCCGGTTGCCAGCGCTCCTGCAGCTGCTGGAGTTCGTAGTGGAGGCTGGCCAGGGGCAGATCGTTGCCACAGCTCCAGATCACCAGCTGCACGCCGCTGATGGGTTCGGCAGGGTTGGTGGCGATGCGGTAGTCGCGATCAAGCAGCCGCACCAGGCCTTCGCGCAGGAGCGGTTCGGCCAGGATCAAAAGCTGGGGTGCGGCCTTGGCCTGAGGCACGTGCGCCAGGTGATGCAATCTGGCGCGCACGTTAACGGCCCTCGGCTGGGTTCTCCAGCTCAGCGGGGCCGGCCGCTCAGATGCAGGGTGTAGGTCTCGATCGAAAAGCCGGTGTGCTCCTCGATTTGACGCAACAGCTCAACCGGAAGTTCCACATCCAGATCCTGGATGGCCCCTGTTTTGAGGCAGGTGAGATGGCTGTGGGGATCGCTTCGATAGCCGTAAAGGCGGCCATTGGCACGATCGAGGCACTCGATCACGCCGGCGCTCTGCAGGGCCTCAAGGTTTTGATACACCGAGGTGTGGCCGATGTTGCGGCCCCGGGCATTGAGCTTCTCGAAAATGTCGCGGGCGCTCAGGTGATCTTTCACATCCCAGAGCAGCTCCAGCACCATGCGGCGCTGCCGCGAGAGGCGCATGCCCAGATCACGGCAGCGCGCAATCGCTCCCTCCAGACCGCTCTGGATCTGCTGTTCAGCTGTAGGAGGAAGGGATGTCGCCCCCAAAACAGGCGTGTGTTGCTTACACCGTTATAGAACCCGTAGACGAAGTGAGTGCGTCTTGTAAGCGTTCCGGGCCAATCGCCTGCAGCGCCTCCGCCAGATCCACGGTGCCGTCGTAGAGGGCGCGGCCCACGATCACCCCTTCCACGCCCAGGGGTGCGATCGACAGCAGCGACAGGATGTCGTCGAGGGTGCCGATGCCGCCGGAGGCGATCACCGGAATCGAGCTGGCTTCCGCCATCGCCCGCAGCGCTTCGAGGTTGGGGCCGGCCAGGGTGCCATCGGTCGCGATGTCGGTGCTGATGATCGCGGCCACGCCGCAGCCTTCGAAGCTTTTGGCCAGATCCGTGGCCTTCACGGTGCTGGTTTCGATCCAGCCGCGGGTGGCCACCAGGCCGTCTTTGGCGTCGATGCCCACCACCACCTTGCCGGGGTGGCGTGCCGCCAGCTCCTTCACCAGCTCGGGCTTCTCGATCGCCACGGTGCCGAGGATCACCCGATCGAGGCCACAGGCCAGCAGCTCTTCAGCCCGCTCAGCGCTGCGCACGCCACCCCCCAGTTGCACCGGAATGGAGAGGGCAGCGGTGATCGCCTTCACCGCCTGATCGTTCACCGGTTGGCCGGTTTTGGCGCCATCGAGATCCACCAGGTGCAGCCGCTGGGCCCCCTGGCGTTGCCAATCGAGGGCCTGGGCTACGGGGTCATCGTTGAAGCGGGTCACCTGGTCGTAGTCGCCCTGGTGCAGGCGCACGCAGTGGCCGTCGAGCAGGTCGATGGCGGGGATGATCTGCATGGATACCGGGCGGCTCAACGATTGCCAGCCAGGCTGCCAGAGGCCCCGATCGCGCAGCTGGCGCAGGGGGATCAGCAGGCGGCAGCTGCGCTCGAGCACCGCCTCCAGCCGGGCGGCACGCTCAGCCCCTTTGCCCTGCTCCCCCAGCAGCTGGAAATGGCGGTAGCCCTGGGTGAGGCCGAGGCTGGCGGGTTGGGCGGTCCAGCGCTGGGTCAGCTTCATGGCAGCTGGGCCGCGAGGCCGTAGGGCTCGTGGTCGGCCGGATCGCTGAGGCCCAGCTCGCTGCGCCACTGGCTCACGGGTTTCTCCCAGCCCTCTTCCCAACGGGCCGCCGCCAGGCAGCTGGCCTGACGGGCGATGGCCTGGCCATGGCTCACGGCCCGGCTGATGGCTTCGAACCTCTCGATCTGGAAGCGGAAACTGGCCAGCTGGCCGGCGCTGGTGAGCAGCACATAGGCCGGGAAGCCGATCTGGGCGGCTGTGACAGCCAACACGCCGTTTTCACCCTGGGGCTCGGTGCCGAAGCCACACACCACGTGGTGGATGTCGTGGGTGGTGGCGATCCGTTGGGTGAGCCACTGGGCCTCGCTGTCGGTGGGCCGCGGGCGGAAGAACTCCGGGTCGTAGCCGAGGCTGGTGATCAGGCGGGCGTAGCGCTCACCGAGGCTGCCGCTGGGTAGTTGGCTGAGCCGCTCGATGTCGGGCTGCAGGGGCGGATAGCGCTGATCCATCAGCTCAGCACCGCCGGGGGTGGCGCGAAAGCGGCGGATGCAATCGGCCATCTGGGGGCTGTCGATGAAGCTGTCCACCAGGTCGGCGATGCTGGCCAGGTCGCCGCCGCTGCGGCCGATGGCGGCCAGCAGTTTGAGGTTGTTGAGCGCCCGCAGCACCTCGTTGAACCGTCCCATGGCCGCCCGCATCGCAGGCCCCCAGTGTGGGCTGGCAAGGCTTTGAATGGCCGCCAGTTTCAACGGTTCGCGCGTGAAGATCCTCGTGATGGGCGGCACCCGCTTTGTGGGTAAGCCCCTGGTGGCTCAGCTGCTGAGCGAGGGTCATGCGCTCACCCTGTTCACACGCGGCAACAAGCCCGTGCCCGCTGGTGTGGAACACCTCTGCGGTGACCGCAGCACCGCCGAAGGCCTGGCCGCCCTGCAGGGCCGCAGCTTCGACGTGATCGTGGATAGCTCGGGCCGCACGCTCGACGACAGCCGCGCCGTGATCGAGCGCACCGGTGCCCCCAGCCACCGCTTTCTGTATGTGAGCTCCGCCGGCGTTTACGCCGACAGCGAGCTCTGGCCCCTCAACGAAGACTCCCCCACCGATCCCCTGAGCCGCCACAGCGGCAAGCTCGACACCGAGGCTTGGCTCACGGCCGAGAAGATCCCCTTCACCAGCTTCCGCCCCACCTACATCGTGGGCGCCGGCAACTACAACCCAGTGGAGAGCTGGTTCTTTGATCGGATCGTGCACGGCCGGCCGGTGCCCCTGCCCGGCGATGGCAGCACGATCACCCAGCTCGGCCATGTGAACGACCTGGCCACGGCCATGGCCCTGAGCCTGGGCGTGGATGCCGCCGCCAACCGCATCTACAACTGCAGCAGCGTGCAGGGCATCACCTTTAAGGGCCTGGTGGCTGCCGCCGCTCGCGCCTGCGGCAAGGACCCCGCCTCGGTGGAGATTCGCAGCTTTGATCCCGCCGGCCTGGATAAGAAGGCCCGCAAGGCCTTCCCCCTGCGCCAAGCCCACTTCCTCACCGATGTGACCCGGGTGCAGCGCGAACTGGCCTGGACACCCACCTACAGCGTGGAGCAGGCCCTGGTGGATAGCTACAGCAACGACTACGCCAAGCAGATGCCCACCAGTCCTGATTTCTCAGGCGATGAGGCCCTGATCGGCTGAGCCTCTTCAGGCCTTGCGCAAATAGCCCCAGGCGGAGCTCAGGGCCAGCAGGAGCGAGGGCCAGAACAGCCCGAACCCCGCCAGGTGCAGTGAAGCCACTGCGCCGGCGGGACCCCAGCCATCGGGCCAGAGCAGGAGCAGCAGCGAGGCGAACTGCAGGATCGTTTTGGCCTTGCCGCTCCAGGAGGCTGGGCCGCCGCTGCCCTGGCCTGCCCGCCAGCCGGAGATCAGCAGCTCCCGGGCCAGCAGCAGCCAGATGGCCCACAGCGGCAGGCTTCCGGCCGCCCCCAGCCAGAGCAGTGGCGCCAGGATCAGGATCTTGTCGGTGAGGGGATCGA includes:
- a CDS encoding fatty acid desaturase; this translates as MAANPLSPALIPPDALRQLNERSDGPGWRQTLAHAAFIAVTASLWLRSDLPLPLRLVALVLLGAGLAFCFCAMHECGHRTAFAGRRLNDTVAWWAGVLSFYNADFYRRYHQWHHRYTHQPGLDPELEDPAPSTLAAYLLELSGLTWWIGKLRGHTRALLGDFSGCPYIPEEAAAQVTRSVRLQFGLYGLLLLASIPSGNGLLFWAWLLPLAVGQPLLRFVLLAEHGGCSFSDDGTRNTRTTLTLQPLRWLMWNMPFHAEHHLYASIPFHALPKAHGYVAPALHHLDQGYINVHRGLQRNLAALAA
- a CDS encoding thylakoid membrane photosystem I accumulation factor encodes the protein MPGLLARLLKPLAALVLSALLALGLAPGAAHAARDTNSYDGNIYALYAGNGSLVPPRSTLADAMANHRPIVLGYFLDDSAASKQYAVVFNELQRLWGRSVELILLSTDPLQNRDTHGPTDPASYWRGVIPQVVVFNSDGKAVLDETGPVSIDAINAALSEITGLKPQGDVTLSLSRDVNELNSEIVASR
- a CDS encoding alpha/beta fold hydrolase; amino-acid sequence: MTAQLQQHHLGHWPLQCGKTIPDAQITYLKIGELNADRSNLILVPTSYGARPDDLAWLAGPVLDPDRYCIVIAGQFGNGASSSPSHGAMGLAEQGWVVSHRDNVAAQHQLLMEAFGVKRLALIYGWSMGAQQAYQWAVDRPELVERICCVCGTTRTSPHNRLFCLSLRQALTADANWNGSGFSDPPDQGLRTYALIYASWAASQPFFRGLQEPVEQHVEQQWLPHYQRHDPRDLIAMLDTWLAHDVAAGGDLPATLAAIQARTAVVAGSHDLYFTPDDLAADAAAIPGAQWHLIQSELGHRAGNPHSSAAEQQQLQRIVAELLAQPIAL
- the glnT gene encoding type III glutamate--ammonia ligase produces the protein MQELGLQFLLVSFTDLFGMQRAKLVPASAAAAMAGDGAGFAGFAAWLDLSPADGDVMAIPDPSSLTPLPWQPGVGWVAAELTLNGEPMAQCPRRLLRRQQQRAAALGYELRSGVEAEFFLLSPDGAAIADTADHQEKPCYDQLALMRQFGLIGPLLTAMEQLGWGPYQADHEDANGQFEINWTFAEALTTADRHAFFKVMVKAMAEQQGLRASFMAKPFAALTGNGCHTHLSLWGANGSAMAGRNLFHDPNGELGLSSLAYHFLGGLIEHAPALCAITNPTVNSYRRLAAPPTTSGATWSPGGISYTGNNRTHMVRIPDGQRLELRLPDGSTHPYLLQAAVLAAGLDGIERQLDPGPRHDNDNYANPLTPGQCQRLPADLGEALDAFSADTDLRSALGEEFCQAYERLRRRQWQRERGDISDTERRSCLDC
- a CDS encoding NAD-dependent epimerase/dehydratase family protein — its product is MKILVMGGTRFVGKPLVAQLLSEGHALTLFTRGNKPVPAGVEHLCGDRSTAEGLAALQGRSFDVIVDSSGRTLDDSRAVIERTGAPSHRFLYVSSAGVYADSELWPLNEDSPTDPLSRHSGKLDTEAWLTAEKIPFTSFRPTYIVGAGNYNPVESWFFDRIVHGRPVPLPGDGSTITQLGHVNDLATAMALSLGVDAAANRIYNCSSVQGITFKGLVAAAARACGKDPASVEIRSFDPAGLDKKARKAFPLRQAHFLTDVTRVQRELAWTPTYSVEQALVDSYSNDYAKQMPTSPDFSGDEALIG
- the hisA gene encoding 1-(5-phosphoribosyl)-5-[(5-phosphoribosylamino)methylideneamino]imidazole-4-carboxamide isomerase, encoding MQIIPAIDLLDGHCVRLHQGDYDQVTRFNDDPVAQALDWQRQGAQRLHLVDLDGAKTGQPVNDQAVKAITAALSIPVQLGGGVRSAERAEELLACGLDRVILGTVAIEKPELVKELAARHPGKVVVGIDAKDGLVATRGWIETSTVKATDLAKSFEGCGVAAIISTDIATDGTLAGPNLEALRAMAEASSIPVIASGGIGTLDDILSLLSIAPLGVEGVIVGRALYDGTVDLAEALQAIGPERLQDALTSSTGSITV
- a CDS encoding Coq4 family protein, producing MGRFNEVLRALNNLKLLAAIGRSGGDLASIADLVDSFIDSPQMADCIRRFRATPGGAELMDQRYPPLQPDIERLSQLPSGSLGERYARLITSLGYDPEFFRPRPTDSEAQWLTQRIATTHDIHHVVCGFGTEPQGENGVLAVTAAQIGFPAYVLLTSAGQLASFRFQIERFEAISRAVSHGQAIARQASCLAAARWEEGWEKPVSQWRSELGLSDPADHEPYGLAAQLP
- the fumC gene encoding class II fumarate hydratase, with the protein product MSTRQETDSMGAIAVPAEHYWGAQTQRSITNFPFGQRMPLAIVHAFGQLKAACAEANRDLGKLEPGLCAAIVAAAEQVAGGELDAEFPLKVWQTGSGTQSNMNANEVIANRAVEALGGELGSKSPVHPNDHVNLSQSSNDTFPAAMHVAVVLELEQQLLPAVEQLAAALQAKATSYAGLVKIGRTHLQDAVPLSLGQEFSGYVMQLQLALEAIRQSLPRVRELAIGGTAVGTGLNAPKGFGEAVAARLSERLGTAFSSAPNKFQALAGHEALASAHGALTVLAGSLMKIANDIRWLGSGPRCGLGELVLPENEPGSSIMPGKVNPTQCESLTMVAVQVMGNNTAVQMASSQGNFELNVFKPLIAHNVLESIELLAGACTSFREHCIEGLRANEQRIERLLNQSLMLVTALTPAIGYDRASGIAKHAHKHGLSLREAALVLGEISGEEFDQWVRPERMV
- a CDS encoding Fur family transcriptional regulator: MRLSRQRRMVLELLWDVKDHLSARDIFEKLNARGRNIGHTSVYQNLEALQSAGVIECLDRANGRLYGYRSDPHSHLTCLKTGAIQDLDVELPVELLRQIEEHTGFSIETYTLHLSGRPR
- a CDS encoding DUF3685 domain-containing protein, which translates into the protein MPQAKAAPQLLILAEPLLREGLVRLLDRDYRIATNPAEPISGVQLVIWSCGNDLPLASLHYELQQLQERWQPAPVLLLLPGQTPYPSEALLRLSAEGVLQQAEPSEIPQAVATLLSGGRIVELRPLAANSPEPEALGFGQWLLRSGLSQIQAEQCRCERWLEQCGGGVSRLLLLGRLRELAAARRLLLWLWGPVSMAFPEPVAPRVSQPEPPQTLAITLRQRTAEGVWQAIQQRITAAITADLSNQSGQLLALEGLTEEHRRDLLLALISQLDLLITRLRHEQLRGEELEQRWLQQQPELRRLSLRAMAGEYVQLPQQGGLLPVAESLSSASQLEGLDPDLPLALPMLAALVQAQPLLVEGRLLAPDEPQALLHLELLISNWLIRSAELISAEILSCCSAWPELRRYLLRPDLLATRNLERLRNQLNSQQRWDNLFERPVQLYESRRLLFGLQNGAITPLLLTEPRDGELRQLSWTQQLITLSLEARDALAPQLQSFVRRVGDLFVVVLTQVIGRAIGLVGRGILQGMGRSVGRG